The Micropterus dolomieu isolate WLL.071019.BEF.003 ecotype Adirondacks linkage group LG20, ASM2129224v1, whole genome shotgun sequence genome has a segment encoding these proteins:
- the arntl1b gene encoding aryl hydrocarbon receptor nuclear translocator-like 1b, which translates to MDSSSTMSSFMSSRSNNLINSFTGTTSRNFSRKRKGSSTVYPYPSYFYRDCGDQQGCNKNARRTHSQTEKRRRDKMNRFIDELASLVPTCNTKSRKLDKLSVLRMAVQHMKTLRGSGGNCYTEVNHKPAFLSDEELQLLLRRAADGFLFAIDCDRGKILFVSDSVYKILNYSQNDLIGQSLFEYLHPKDIAKVKEQLSSVVTIPQEKIIHAKSGPFLKTDINPSSLRLCSGVRRSFFCRMKCNGNIENEDFPSSCSKNNADHNGFCTIHSTGYLKGWSPTEVDLDENNEPDNDVLCNLSCLVAVGRLHPHTVSQPVQNHVKVKPMEFVSRHAIDGKFLFVDQRATAILSYLPHELLGTSFYEYIHEDDIAHLAESHRQVLQMREKINTNCYKLKIKDGSFITLTSHWFSFMNPWTKEVEYIVATNTVVIPSGTRPERTHHQPAAPKNTMATVLMSGDGEGRPVLQTGPGIHGSTRAGARKIGRMIAKELLEMQRMDMRTVYPEAQKVFEEAASPVVSVPLEVATSSEAEEDVFEGLETAQEVYAEYSGL; encoded by the exons ATGGACTCTTCATCTACAATGAGCAGCTTCATGTCCTCACGATCAAACAACCTGATCAACAGCTTCACTGGCACAACCAGCAGGAACTTCTCTCGCAAAAGGAAAGGAAGCTCCACTGTATACCCGT ATCCATCTTATTTTTACAGGGACTGTGGTGACCAGCAAGGCTGCAATAAGAATGCCAG GAGGACTcacagtcagacagagaagAGACGGAGGGATAAGATGAACCGCTTCATAGACGAGCTGGCATCACTAGTGCCTACATGCAACACTAAATCACGCAAACTGGACAAACTCTCAGTCCTGCGTATGGCAGTCCAACACATGAAGACATTACGAG GTTCTGGTGGGAACTGTTACACAGAAGTTAATCACAAACCTGCGTTCTTATCAGATGAGGAGCTGCAACTCTTACTACGAAGG GCAGCTGATGGCTTTCTGTTTGCTATTGACTGTGATCGAGggaaaatattgtttgtttctgATTCAGTATACAAGATCCTAAATTATAGCCAG AATGACCTGATTGGTCAGAGCCTGTTTGAGTATCTGCACCCTAAAGACATTGCCAAAGTAAAGGAGCAGCTGTCCTCAGTGGTTACCATACCACAAGAGAAAATCATCCATGCAAAAA gtggTCCTTTCCTGAAGACAGATATCAACCCAAGTTCTTTAAGACTTTGTTCTGGGGTGAGACGCTCATTTTTCTGCAGGATGAAGTGCAATGGAAATATAGAAAATGAAGATTTTCCATCAAGCTGCTCAAAAAATAACG CAGATCATAATGGCTTCTGCACCATTCACAGCACTGGTTACTTAAAAGGCTGGTCCCCCACTGAGGTGGATCTGGATGAAAATAATGAGCCGGATAATGATGTATTATGTAATTTAAGCTGCCTGGTGGCTGTTGGTCGGTTACATCCCCACACTGTTTCTCAGCCAGTGCAGAATCATGTCAAGGTCAAGCCCATGGAGTTTGTTTCACGTCATGCTATCGACGGGAAGTTTCTCTTTGTAGATCAAAG GGCCACTGCCATTTTGTCTTATTTACCTCATGAGCTGCTGGGAACTTCATTTTACGAATACATTCATGAAGATGATATTGCTCATTTAGCAGAATCTCACAGGCAAG TGCTGCAGATGAGAGAGAAGATCAATACAAACTGCtacaagttaaaaataaaagatggcTCATTCATCACACTAACAAGCCACTGGTTCAGTTTTATGAACCCTTGGACCAAAGAGGTGGAGTACATTGTCGCTACCAATACTGTAGTCAT TCCTTCAGGTACAAGACCTGAGAGAACCCATCATCAGCCTGCTGCCCCCAAAAACACAATGGCCACTGTACTGATGTCAGGTGAC GGTGAAGGGAGGCCGGTTCTCCAAACAGGGCCTGGAATTCATGGTAGCACGAGGGCGGGCGCCAGGAAGATTGGGCGAATGATTGCAAAGGAACTGTTGGAGATGCAGAG GATGGACATGCGTACTGTATACCCAGAGGCCCAGAAGGTGTTCGAGGAGGCCGCTTCACCTGTGGTGTCTGTGCCTCTGGAGGTGGCAACATCAAGTGAGGCTGAAGAAGATGTTTTTGAAGGACTGGAGACTGCACAAGAGGTTTATGCTGAGTACTCTGGGCTTTAG